A window of Helicobacter pylori genomic DNA:
GCCCTTTGCACCACAGAGCATGTGTTATTAGCCGTCTTAGAGCATGAGTGTGGGGCAAGGATTTTTAACACTTTAGAAGAAGATGACTACCATAAAATGAGGGAAATCCTTAAAGACTACTTGTTGCAATATATCCCTTTAAAGAACGATCCAGCCAAAATACCGGACAGGAGTTTTGTGCTATCAAGGGTGTTTAAAAAAATGCATGCGAGTTATTTAGAGAGCGTGGGCGTGGAAGAATTGCTGATTTTCATGCTAGAACACACCGATTGTTACGCTTCAAAACTCATGGATAGTTTTGGTATCACTCGTTCGTATTTCAAGTCTGCTTTATTGGAATTGGATCATTTTACGGATCCCGTTCTTAATGAAGCTGAAGAAGCACCCAAAAATAACGCTCTAAAAAAATACGCTAAAAATTTGAGCGCTTTAGCCCAAGATAACGCTTTAGATCCGGTCATTGGGAGGGAAGAAGAGATTTTAAGGGTCATAGAAATTTTAGGGCGGCGCAAAAAAAATAACTCGCTTTTAATTGGCGAAGCAGGAGTAGGCAAAACCTCCATCGCTGAAGCTTTGGCTTTAAAAATCGCCCACAAAGAAGTGCCGGAGTTTTTGCAAGATTATGAAGTCTATTCTTTAGATTTAGCCTTAATGGTGGCTGGGGCGAAATACAGAGGGGATTTTGAAAAACGCTTGAAAAAAACGATCAAAGAGATCCAACAAAACGGCCGTATCATTTTATTCATTGATGAAATCCACACCCTTTTAGGTGCAGGGAGCAGTAACGCCGGGAGCTTGGATGCGGCGAACATGCTAAAACCGCTCTTAACCGATGGGAGCTTGAAATGTTTGGGAGCGACCACTTTTGAAGAATACCGCAGCGTGTTTGAAAAAGACAAGGCTTTCAATAGGCGTTTTTCTATAGTGAATGTTGAAGAGCCTTCTAAAGAAGCGTGTTACTTGATTTTAAAAAAGATCGCCCCCCTTTATGAAGAGCACCACCAAGTGCGTTATGATGAAAGCGTGTTTAAGGCATGCGTGGATTTAACGAGTTATTACATGCATGATAAATTCTTGCCGGATAAAGCGATTGAATTATTAGATGAGGTGGGATCAAGGAAAAAGATCAACCCCAAAAAAGGTAAAAAAATCAGCGTTGATGATGTGCAAGAAACGCTCGCTCTAAAACTTAAAATCCCTAAAATGCGTTTGAGCGGCGATAAAAAAGCCCTTTTGAGAAACTTGGAAAAATCGCTAAAAAATAAGATTTTTGCCCAAACAGAAGCGATTAATCTCATCAGCAATGTAATTAAAATCCAGTATTGCGGGCTTTCTTCTAAAAATAAGCCTGTGGGGAGCTTTTTATTCGTGGGGCCTAGTGGGGTGGGGAAAACAGAGTTGGCTAAAGAATTGGCCTTGAATTTGGATTTGCATTTTGAACGCTTTGACATGAGCGAATACAAAGAAGCCCATAGCGTGGCAAAGCTTATCGGTAGCCCTAGCGGTTATGTGGGGTTTGAACAAGGGGGGTTATTGGTGAATGCGATCAAAAAACACCCGCATTGTTTGTTGCTTTTAGATGAGATAGAAAAGGCCCATTCTAATGTGTATGATTTGTTGTTGCAAGTGATGGATAACGCCACTTTGAGCGACAATCTAGGCAACAAGGCGAGTTTTAAGCATGTGATTTTGATCATGACTTCAAATGTGGGGAGTAGGGATAAGGATGCACTAGGGTTTTTTAGCGCTAAAAACACCAAGTATGATAGAGCCATTAAAGAGCTTTTAACCCCTGAGTTACGCTCCAGAATTGATGCGATTGTGCCTTTTAGAGCGTTGAATTTGGAGGATTTTGAACGCATTGTTTGGGTGGAATTAGACAAACTCAAAGCCCTAGTGTTGGAGCAAGATATAACTTTAAACTTCCATAAAGAAGTGGTGAAATTTATCGCGCAAAAGAGCTACCAAACGACTTTGGGAGCGAGAGAAATTAAAAAAATCATCCACAATGAAATCAAAACCCCATTAAGCGACATGCTGCTCTTGCAATCGTTTAAAAAACCTTGCAAGATCGCTTGCTTATTAGAAAACAATCAATTGGTTTTGAAAGAAATCAAGCGCATGCAAAAGGTGAAAGAAAATGACTTTTGAAATGCTTTATAGCAAAATCCACAGAGCGACTATCACGGACGCTAACCTCAACTATGTGGGCTCGATCACCATAGATGAAAATTTAGCCAAGCTCGCTAAACTTAGAGAGGGCATGAAAGTGGAAATCGTCAATATTAATAACGGCGAACGCTTCAGCACCTATGTGATTTTAGGGAAAAAAAGGGGTGAAATTTGCGTTAATGGTGCAGCAGCGAGAAAAGTGGCCATAGGCGATGTGGTGATCATTTTAGCTTATGCGAGCATGAATGAAGAGGAAATGAATGCACACAAGCCGCGCATTGTGTTGGTCAATGAAAAAAATGAAATTTTAGAAAAATAAAAGGTTGGATATGGATTTTAGTCAATTGAGCGGGTTATTAGACGGCGTGAAAAAAGAATTTTCTCAACTAGAAGAACAAAATAAAGAAACGATTTACACTTCCAAAAGCGGTGGGGGAATGGTGAGCGTGAGTTTTAATGGGGTGGGGGAGTTGGTGGATTTGCAAATTGATGACAGCCTGTTAGAAGATAAAGAAGCGATGCAAATC
This region includes:
- a CDS encoding AAA family ATPase encodes the protein MDKFNKDLNGVLAQALDLALDFNHALCTTEHVLLAVLEHECGARIFNTLEEDDYHKMREILKDYLLQYIPLKNDPAKIPDRSFVLSRVFKKMHASYLESVGVEELLIFMLEHTDCYASKLMDSFGITRSYFKSALLELDHFTDPVLNEAEEAPKNNALKKYAKNLSALAQDNALDPVIGREEEILRVIEILGRRKKNNSLLIGEAGVGKTSIAEALALKIAHKEVPEFLQDYEVYSLDLALMVAGAKYRGDFEKRLKKTIKEIQQNGRIILFIDEIHTLLGAGSSNAGSLDAANMLKPLLTDGSLKCLGATTFEEYRSVFEKDKAFNRRFSIVNVEEPSKEACYLILKKIAPLYEEHHQVRYDESVFKACVDLTSYYMHDKFLPDKAIELLDEVGSRKKINPKKGKKISVDDVQETLALKLKIPKMRLSGDKKALLRNLEKSLKNKIFAQTEAINLISNVIKIQYCGLSSKNKPVGSFLFVGPSGVGKTELAKELALNLDLHFERFDMSEYKEAHSVAKLIGSPSGYVGFEQGGLLVNAIKKHPHCLLLLDEIEKAHSNVYDLLLQVMDNATLSDNLGNKASFKHVILIMTSNVGSRDKDALGFFSAKNTKYDRAIKELLTPELRSRIDAIVPFRALNLEDFERIVWVELDKLKALVLEQDITLNFHKEVVKFIAQKSYQTTLGAREIKKIIHNEIKTPLSDMLLLQSFKKPCKIACLLENNQLVLKEIKRMQKVKENDF
- the panD gene encoding aspartate 1-decarboxylase gives rise to the protein MTFEMLYSKIHRATITDANLNYVGSITIDENLAKLAKLREGMKVEIVNINNGERFSTYVILGKKRGEICVNGAAARKVAIGDVVIILAYASMNEEEMNAHKPRIVLVNEKNEILEK
- a CDS encoding YbaB/EbfC family nucleoid-associated protein, whose translation is MDFSQLSGLLDGVKKEFSQLEEQNKETIYTSKSGGGMVSVSFNGVGELVDLQIDDSLLEDKEAMQIYLMSALNDGYKNVDENRKNLAFKMLGNFTKL